Part of the Sporosarcina sp. FSL K6-2383 genome is shown below.
TAACGTCTGTCCACTCCTGCCATTATGCAGGGAAGGGAAGAAAAGGATGAAAGCTGATGCCAAGTGATAAAAATCAATTCGATAAAGAGTTGTTCACGCCTTATTTCGAACAATGGCAACTCGTGCGCGGTGAAATAGAAGCATTTTATAATCAGAAAGATTCACGAGCTGTCGAGTTAATGAAGATAGCTTGTCAGAGTTATTGTGAATTGCTGGAGCTCGGTGGAACAGCTTATGATGATCGCAAAGAGAAAGCCGTTTTCGTGCTACTTCCTTTAAATGGGGAGGAACGCTTTGAATTTATTAAAGCAAAAATTGCGAGTCACTATGCATTTGTTCAGTTAGATGCTCTTATGATAGAGACAAAAAAGAAAGTTGCAAGACTCGCCATTCGGAAAAAGTAACAAAAAAAGCGCCCTAGTTGGACGCTTTTTTTGCTGTTTATTAAGGTGTTCCATTATCGGATGTTGTTCCATCGCTATCGCCTGGATCGGTATTTGTCGTACCGTCATCGACTGGTGGAGTGTCATCTGGCGGTGTCTCAGTATTATCGTTTCCGTTATTACCATTATTACCGTTGTTGCCATTATTGTCGTTACCGTTATCATTTGGCTGACCGTCATCACTGCCATCATCCGGGTTGCCATTATTGTCATTTGGATCCCACTCGGGAATTTCTTCCTCCAAATCTTCAATTTGAAGTGAAGTTGTTGCGGGAGGACTCTCGAGTTCACCAAGTTTAGCAATAATAGAAAATGAATATAGACGTCCAGGTTCAACACCTGGGAATGAGAGAGACAAATCCTGTGTCGTTGTCATCTCTTTCATTTCACCACCGTCAGCATTAGCAAAGACAGTAAATTCAATTATGCCATCAATTTCCTCAACATCTGGTGCGTTATGTTCCCAATTTAATGTAATAGAGTTTGTGTCGACATCGTGCAGAGCTGTTACATTATTGGGTGCCTCCAACTCCGTAATTTCTTCTTTAGCCATCTCAGTTG
Proteins encoded:
- a CDS encoding YpoC family protein; protein product: MPSDKNQFDKELFTPYFEQWQLVRGEIEAFYNQKDSRAVELMKIACQSYCELLELGGTAYDDRKEKAVFVLLPLNGEERFEFIKAKIASHYAFVQLDALMIETKKKVARLAIRKK